One Lepisosteus oculatus isolate fLepOcu1 chromosome 4, fLepOcu1.hap2, whole genome shotgun sequence genomic window, AAATGTAGGGGTTTAAGGGACCATTGGGGTGTAGACAGCTCTAAGAAGGGGTTAAGGAAACAGTGGGGTGTAGACAGGACTAATAAGAGGTTAAGGAAAGATCGGGGTATAGACTCGTATCTCATTTCTCAGTCAGATGTCATTTTCTAGTTAGGCCAGAAGGGTCACCTGGAGGaagtggacctggtcttcggtcTGCAAGAGCTGGTCCAGTTCAGTGTTCCTCCTCTTCAGCTGGGAGAGCTCCTGCTCCAGCTTCCTCATCAGCCCCTCGGTCTGCCTCTCGGCTGCCTTGTGCTTCTTCTCGATGGCCTCCACGACCTCGGCCTGGCTGCGCTCGAAGGCCTGCATCAGCTCCGAGTACACCTGCCAGCTCTCCTCCATCTCTTTCTGCGCCGAGCTCTGGGCAAGTGGAGAAGCAAGACTGAATGGAAAAGACCCGGGGGGGGACAGCTTTGTCAAGATGGCAGTGCCATTTCCCCCCCCTTGCAAGATATGAATCATCTGCAAAAGAACCAAAGGAGCAGAGCTTGTTCAGACAAGATGGCAGCTCTTGTCTGGACCACATTTCCCAGAATCCTCTGGGGAAACGATCTGCTGCTCTCTGTCACCTGTCTTGTTTGCTGAAAGGCAATTAGTCAGGTGACAGTTTGAAAAACaggaagtaataataataataataataataataataataataataattccttacactcatctaacgcttttctggacaatccactcaaagtgctttacaggtaatggggatcccctccaccaccagtgtgcagccccacctggatgatgctccagtactctcactACACACGAGCTCTCAATGGGgatgagaacagagtgatgaagtcagttcagagagggggattattaggaggccatgattgttaaagaccagggagaaatttggccaggacaccaggattaATACCTTTActctttttgtgtcttttaaTCAAATGCCGAGTACTCTTTTAAACAAAATCTGAGTTCCTTTCTTGCCATAATCCCAGATAACGTGCTGGAAAATTACAAAGCCAGtcattgttgtttgttttttctcaagCAGAAGAATCCCAAGCTTGCTGCTCACGTCAGCTGCCAAACAGGAAAAACCTGCCTGGCCTTCCAAGGTAGGAAACTGGAGTTACTAAGCATTACgacagacaggagagggggAACTCCGAGAGAAGCTCAAGTGAGCGAGTGAAATTTCTTCTGTTATTATTTACCCTCAGCTCTTGAAACATCTGCTTCATCGATCCAATTTTCAAGATGGAGGTCCAACTACTTTAATAATAGTTCTTCCTATTCGGTTCCTGCCCCAGTTCCTTTACACAGCTGTTGTCTGTCGTAATATACTGGTACATCTGTTCTCCCTCTGGGTTTTCCATAGCCCACCATCCTTCACAACAAACACTGGGATATTATTGCTCTTGCAATTCAGTTCCCGATCACTTCCCCATTATGTCTGCTTGTAAGACATTCATTGGGGCCATTAATTACAACAGatgttacagtatttgttgAACTATATGGTAATGATTTTACTTCACTGTTGTCCCAGTACGTTAGCAGTCACTGCACTTTACTGTGTTTCTACTGGCACATACCAAAGTAAACGTTTGTAATGGTGGGTTTAGCCAGTGCAGAACCCTCTATGCTCTGCAGGATCTTTACAAGTGGGGAAGATTGCAGCTTATGCTCCAGTATGGATTTGCATCTTTAAGACCTCCCTGTATTCCAAGTCTCTAATTCCACACCAACAGCGTTAGAAGTCCACTAAACCAATCAGCATGCCGAAGAGTGATGTCAGTAAGTCTCTTGTATTCCCCAAAAGAGGACCTGTTACACCAAGACAGCTGTGCCCAGCTCCAGTCCACGGGGGCCACAGTATCTGttgattttcattccagcttTGCTCGGAATGATCCAATCGAGCTGAGCAGTAGCCTAGCTTGACCATTGCATTACCTGTAGAAGGTCTTCAGCCATTGATCATTAGGACGGGATTCTGGTCCTTGAGGACTGGATTCGTGCATCTACAGTCCAAGGCCTTTGGCAAAACTCACTTTGATGATCTTCAGCGCCTGCTTGAGGTCCTCCATCTTCTTCACCCTCTCCTTGATCAGCTGCTGCACCTCCGCCTTCTTCTTCCCCAGCTGCGGCTACGAGGAAACAGCAGGGTGGCCATGAGAGGAGACTCCCCCCCTTAGCCAAGGACAGAAACAGCCTTGCAATACAGAATGTTTCCTCCTAAACACCCTATCTTGTTACCTCCTCACCCCACTATTCTaccctactgttttttttttccagtaagcCTACATTATCACAAATATATCTCTCCTCTTGTAACATTGTTTACCACAGTTATCAGGACAGGTGCATATTTAATAAGTATGCAAAACTGCCCCATACAGCATATGCCAATGTGCAAAGAAGCATGTGATATGAAACTGCACTTAGAGGGTGAATAATAAGGAATACGATTATTTTAATCCTATAAACGTTAAGGGAAAATGATCATATAACGGTAAACATTTAGAAGGACTCCCACATGATAAAGAAAACTGACTAGGAGAGACACTGAAAAATGATATAACGCTTCCTTCAAATTCTGGAGGCAAGGGGAAATGGGTTTTTCCagctttcattccagctgaactCTTAATCACAAGTGAAAACGACAGTGTGTAGGAGTCCACTTAAAACCAGCAACAAGAGGCAGAGGCTGGTGGGAGTCTAGAACAAGCTAGCCagtcatgctgttgaagcctgATACCCTACTTTATTTGAAGAGACAGCTGGATCACATCAATTAAAGACTAAGTGTCAAATAGGCAATCTGGGCAAAATGGTCTCCTCTTTTCATAACCTTTGTAACCCTCCTCCCAGTTCAAGATTAATAGACACCTAAGAAACCTCTTGGATTGGGGCCTGCGAGGAATCACACTCCTGCCTTTCTGGTGTCCCAGAGCTCTCTGGTTTCCTTACCAGGCAGAAAATCAGGTGGGACTGCTGCTGCACCCTAAAAGCGAGTAACCTTACCCAGGTGGCCCAGAGATTTAAACTGGTACCACAGGTTGTGCGTCAAAACCAAACTCCCCGCCAGTGCCGGTGGACGGACGCCATTGCCCATCGACGGGGCTGCCTACCAGCTTCTTCCTCCACTCCCTCTCCACGGGGACGACGTTGTGCTTCTTGTGGCCGGACTCCACGCACAGCGCGCACACGCAGGCCTGGTCGGTGCGGCAGTACCCCTCCAGCAGCTTCTCGTGCCTCTTGCACAGCTTCTCCTCCAGCCGGTAGACGGGGCTCACCAGCCTGTGCTTGGAGAGCGTCTTGACCTTGCGGTGGTGCCGGAGGTGCGTCTCACAGTAGGAGGCCTGGCAGGTCAGGCACGACTTCGCCGCCTTGAGCTTCTTCccgatgcaggagtcgcaggacACCTCTCCCGGCCCCGCGTAGCTCCCATCCGGCCCGCCCTGGCCCCCCTTCTGGAACTGCTCGGCGATTTCGGCCAAGACCCGGTTGACGGAGAGCTCGGGGCGGACGGGGAAGGTTTTCTTGCACATGGGGCACTGGCACGCTTTGCTGTGGTTCCAGTAGCCTCTGATGCAGGCCATGCAGAAGCTGTGCCCGCATGGCGTGGACACCGGGTCGACAAAGATGTCCAAACAGATGGAGCACTGGAACTGCTCCTCGGAGAGAGTTCCCCTGGGAGAAGCCACGCCTGGGACGGGGGGAAACGAGAAACGAAGATGCATGTATGGGGTGTGGGGCTGAGCTCCAGATCAGATCTGGTTTGACATATCAGGCACACCCCTGAGTGTCCAAGCCACTCAGCCAGAATGAACATCAAACCCACCAGCACAGAGGACTCAAAGGCATTTGGGAGATGCATGGGCATGCATGTCACATACCTATTCTCTACAGTGTAGATCTAACATGAATCCTGTGACACTGTCCACAAATTAACCTGTGGTTCTAGATCTAAGAAGTCAAATGTATGCCTAATGGTATATTTtagatatacatatatataataaGATATATATAACAAATCTATTCAAATAGCTCATAAATGTCAACATGGCTTGTTGCTTATTTGCGTGAGTGGTTCTTgcatctctccctcctcctcgtCATCTTCCCCCTTTagagcagctccctggctcattcctgcATTAAGGCAAGGGGGAGTTCTGACAGCCAGGTGAGGTGCTCCTGTTCCACCAGCTCTTAACTCCCCCCCCTTCATGTTTCGGGGGC contains:
- the LOC102696250 gene encoding E3 ubiquitin-protein ligase TRIM39-like — translated: MQSVASPRGTLSEEQFQCSICLDIFVDPVSTPCGHSFCMACIRGYWNHSKACQCPMCKKTFPVRPELSVNRVLAEIAEQFQKGGQGGPDGSYAGPGEVSCDSCIGKKLKAAKSCLTCQASYCETHLRHHRKVKTLSKHRLVSPVYRLEEKLCKRHEKLLEGYCRTDQACVCALCVESGHKKHNVVPVEREWRKKLPQLGKKKAEVQQLIKERVKKMEDLKQALKIIKSSAQKEMEESWQVYSELMQAFERSQAEVVEAIEKKHKAAERQTEGLMRKLEQELSQLKRRNTELDQLLQTEDQVHFLQKFPTLGVLPEHTDWSDTTVQTDLYTGTVRKSVTQLVDRCQEILKGLHGKELKRIQNYAVDVTLDPDTAQCNLVLSEDGKQVRCEGKKQPLPDNPERFHKALFVLGREGFTSGRHYWEVEVGRKTAWTLGVAKESVNRKGDIKMSPESGYWCMWLKNGDGYKALSSTRVPLCLLSKPHRVGVYVDYEEGQVSFFDVTAEAHLFTFTDAFTEKLFPLFSPCINQDGRNAAPLAIPALH